In the genome of archaeon CG10_big_fil_rev_8_21_14_0_10_43_11, the window GTAAGCGGAGTGAGCACGCCAAGCACGAACGCAGCAAGAACATCAGCAATAAACGGGCTCACCGTCACACGCCCCCGCACTGTGAGAGCGCCTCTGCTTCAAGCGTGCTTGCTGATTTCACGCCAGACTGCAGAAAATACGCTGACTGGTCAGGACAAACAAGGATAACCGGTGCGCTTGGTGCTGACAAAACACCAAGACCAAACGCGTCGCGAAGAAGCGCGGTCATTTGCGAATCTGCAACAGCAAAACGCCAGTCAAAACCATACGCGTCCAAATGCGAGCGCACGCGAGCTTCATCTTCATTAGGGTCTGTGTCAAGAGACACGTGCACATATGTGTCCTCAGTTATTTTTGCAAGCTCCCGCTGTTGAGCAAGACATGTTGGACACCATACTGCAAAGCTTTCAACAAACACGGTTTTTCCCGAAAAATCAGACACGCTAAACGATTCGCCACTCAACACGTCAGTAAGAGGAATTGTCTTCCAGTCAATCTCAGCGTTTGATGAGAGTTCAGGCGTTGTTTGCAACGCAGTTGTGCAGCCTGAAATAAACATTCCCGCTATAACAAGCATGAATACAAGACCTGGATGATGCCCATTATTCATACACAGTAAAATGTAACATTTGTTAATAAATATTGTTGGAATGTGCAAAAACACATTAAAATACTGAACACCTTTTTTTATGAGTATGACATCATTTGCTGAGGGGGTATACACCGTTGTTCGCACCATCCCCTGCGGGCGCGTAACAACGTATCAGGCAGTTGCACACGCTCTTGGATGCAGAGCCTATCGGGCAGTGGGTGGTGCGCTTGCAAAAAATCCGTACGCGCCACAGGTACCGTGCCATCGGGTTGTGCGCTCAGACGGAACACTTGGCGGTTTTGGAGGCGCAACAGACACCACAGAAAAACGCGCACTTCTCAAAGCAGAAGGCATCCGCTTTGATGGCGACCAGATTCGTGATTTTGACCGGGTTTATGTGGATGTAACACATCAAGAATAAACTATTTCTATGCATAGTGCGAAAAGAAGAGTATGAAAAAACAAAAAACACGCCAAGACGCGCTTGACAAGCGTCTTTTGGCACGAAACGGGAAAAAATTGAACACGGTTATTAGCGCGCTTTTGGCTGATAACGAACTTGATGCTCTTTTAGAACTTGCAAACATTGTCTCAATAAAACGCCTCGGATTCAACGACCATGGACGCGTGCATGCGCGCATTGTTGCGCTTAACGCGCTCACCCTGCTTGATTTGATTCATGCAAAAACAAAAACCAGTCTTGAAGAAGAAGGAATCGGTGATTTTGAGGACTCTCAGGTCGTAGCGGTTGTTGCCGGATTTGTGCATGATGTTGGTATGAGTACCGGACGCTACGAGCATGAAATGCACGGACTTGTTCTTTTGCACGATATTGTGATGCGCATACTTACCACACACTATGAGCCTGCAAAAGCGCGCGTGATGCACGCAATGATTCAAGAAGCGGTTGCAGGCCATATGGGAACGCGGCCAATTACCAGTATTGAAGGCGGGGTTGTGCCCATTGCAGACGGGTGTGATATCACTAAAGGCCGTTCTCGCATCCCCCTGCGACTGAGTGAACAAGCGCATAAAGCAGATATTCATGAATTCTCAGCAAACGCAATACAAAGCGTAAGCATAGAAGGCGGAAGAGAAAAAGCAATTCATATCACGGCAATCATGGACAATCCTGCGGGCTTGTTTCAAATTGAGCAAATCCTATTGCCAAAAATAAAAGTCACACCGCTCAAAAATGATGTGCGCGTGCTTGCTCGAATTGGGAAAAAAACGTACACATACCTGTAAAAACGTTTTTAAACACGCGCGGGATTATTGCGGGCTATGAAAACAATTCGCGTATATCCCGCATACCATATTGTTTCTCGTAGTGATGAAACAAAAAACGGAGTTATCTTTGTTGGCCAACACAACAACGTTATTGGATTTAGAGGCAAAAATTGTGAGCTTATCCCGATTAGAAGCGTGTACAATCCAAACAATCACTACACGCTAAGCTGTTTTAACAATGATGCGAGCGTGCCAAGCGTGGATGAGATGCAAAAAAAACAAGGACTTGTGATATATGAACCAACAAAAAACGTAACGCATGGCAGTCTTGTTGGCATCTTGGAACACACGAAAAAAAGTGGCATCCAAAAATTCTTTTTTGATTCAAAAGGAGTTATTAGCGGAGAACCTGATTTTGCGTGGCTTGTTGAAAACCTGCTTGAAACGCAGTGAGCGCGGCCTACACGGTATCGTAACCGGAAAATCTTGGGTAGGTTATTTTCTCTTTTTTAAACACTTCTTTTACGCGCAGCGCAATATCAGTTCGAAACGCGACTTCTCTTCTCTGGTCAAACACGTAGGCTTTGACAACAAATTGAGTAAAATGCGTTCCTTCACTTACCACAATGCTCACGGGCTTATGGAAGTTGCAGTATGATGAGCCTACTGCAGCTTCCCACAAAATCTTTTTGACAAGGCGTGGGTCGTTTTCTGGTGCGGTGTAAAAGGTTGTTATCACAAGCATTGACAATCCCCCGCTTGTGGCGTTTGCAAGCTGGCGTGTTTGCACAAGACTGTTTGGAATGCTTACCTGCGTGTCATCAAGGGTTTGAATTCTTGTGTCAAACAATCCCACGCTTTTAACTTCTCCATAAAAGTTATCAACTGAAATCTTATCCCCCACGCTATACGATTTTGACCAGGTAAGCATGATACCACTTAAAATGTTTGCAATAATCTCTTTTGCTCCAAAACCAAGGGATATAACAACAATTCCAACACCGGCAACAAGTGTGCCGCTTGGAATGCGAAACACTGATGTAAGAATAAGAAGAAACGTGACTGAATAAATAAGAAACATGATAATGGGCACCACGTTTTTTATCATCAAACGATAGCGCGTTGTTCGCTCTGAAACGTAGGTAAGAAACACACGCAGTGCGCGGGAAAGCAGTAGTGCGAGCACAAAAAGGATAATGCCTGAAATGAGTTGCGCAACTGAAATGTCGTGGAGAACATCAAATTCAGGCATGACGTTTGAAACAACGCTTGGAAGCGATAAATTTTGTGCAAAAACACTTGTTAGGGATAATAACGCTGCAAGCACCACTTGTTTTCTTCTCATCACACGTTCTCCGTGAGTATGTTATATTTTTTGAGCACACCTTCAAGCAAAGGAAGAATAATAATTGGCGCACGATAATAGTTTCCTTCTTTTATAATGATGCGCTTAAAGTGCAAGTCATTAAGAATGATTTTTGCTTCCACGCGCTCAAGGCCCATGATAACAGCAAAGTCTTGAGCGCTCAGCGCGCTGTGAAAAAGAATAGTTGAAACGGCAAAGATACGGTCTTCTGCATCTGAGAGCAAATCATCCATGTCAAGGGCACGCACGTTTTGGAGAGTAACGCGTTTTTTATCATACATTACTGAGTGCTTCACGTATTGCAATGCAGCAAGGGGGTTTCCTTCGCTTACTTTTGCAATTTGCGCCCATAACTCGCTCTCAAGCTTTTTTGCATTTACCACGCGATGCGTTTTTGCGTATTCTCGCGAAGCTGAAATGCGGATTGCAAGTCCTGTTGATTCAAATACGCGCGTAATCAAAAATTTGAGTTCGCGCTCACCCATGCCCGGGATGACTTTTACTTTTGAAAAAAGAAGAGACAGTTTAAGCACTTCATTAAGATAGTAATAGGAATACTTGTCCCACGTTGTGACCCACAGCACGTTTTTTTGTGTCACTTCAATAAGATAGAATAATGTTTTTATCAAATCAAAACCTCCAATTTTTCGCAAAAAAAGAAGGTGACAGTCGTCAATAAAAATAGCACGTTTCTTCTTGTTGAGTTTTGTGATTAATTGGGAGATTGACGAGCATTGAAGCTTCAGCGCTTTTGAGAATGCGTATATAAGTTCGCGCTCATCACTCATTCGTTCAAGATGCATGAGAAGGGTTCCTTTTTGCGCGTGGTGTTTTAAAAACGCGGTTTTACCAACGCCTCTCCCCCCAACAATAGCAAAACTTCCGCTGCGCTTTTCGTTCCACTCACCAAACCAGCTGTCAACTTCCTCATCTATAGGGCGGGGGATATAGTCTTCTTTTGAAGGAAAATCAAGCACCAACTTTTTTTCAAGTTCTTGAGGAAGTTTTGATGCGTAATCAACAAATTCAATTGTTTCAGTTTCAATCACTTGTTTTCCAAGAACAGATTCGCGCAAGTCTAACAGTTCTTTTTTTAACACGTCCTCAGAAGAGTACATGAACCGTTTGAGCAAGAACACCGTGTCAAGCACACGATTTAATGTTTTTAGGTGTTTTTTTTGCGCGCGTGCTTGCTTTTTGTAGTTTGTTCACTTTCACTTCCCCTCCCGCTAACAGAATACAGGACATACTGGCTATAAAAATGTTAAAGCACGCGTGCATCCTGTTTATTTTTGAAGAAAAACAGTTTGCGTAGGATACGCAAGTTCAATCTTGTTTTTCTCAAATGCTTCAACAATAGCAAGATTCACGTCTTGCTGTGTGTCCATATATCTATTGTAATCACTTGTGTTTACATAATACACAACTTCGTATGAGAGACTTGAATCCTTAAATGATTGAAAATGCACACGGTCAAGATCTGCACTCTCAATTGTTTTAAAAATATCACTAATAAGAGTTGGAATAGTTCTAAGCTTTTTTGCCGGCGTCTGGTATGTGACGCCAAGGGTAAACACGACGCGGCGTTTTTTCATGCGCTTGTAATTCTGCACGCGCGTTTCAGTTAGTTCTTTGTTTGGCACGATAAGTTCTTGTCCTTGTAGTGTGGTGATGCGCGTTGACTTGATGCCAATCTTTTTTACAGTTCCGCTATCAGTGCCGATTACAATAAAATCACCTGCTTTAAAGGGTTTGTCAAAGAACAAGGAAAGTGAGGATAACACGTCAGAGAGAATGTTTTGGAGCGCAAATGCAATTGCAATACCGCCAATACCAAGACCTGCAACAAGGGCTGAAACATCATAGCCCATGTTTTGGATGATAAGCACAATTGCAATTACCCATACCAGTGCTTTGAGAATTTTTGAGAGCACGTCTAAGAGTGACATATCAATCTCGCCGGCGCCTTTTCGTTTCTCCACAAGTTTTGCGTATCCAAAATCAATAAGGGCCGTAATCGCGTGCACCGCGTAATACACAAGAACCAAACTTATCAAAAGTGAGAGCACGGTCGCAAACGTGCCGGTAAACCCAAGAAAGGGTGAAGAAACGAGCAATGCTACTGCAAGATAAAAGGGCGTGCCTGCGCTATCAAGAATGGAAACCACCAGGTCGTCAACATCGTTTTTTGTTCGTTTTGAAACGTTTTTTAATCGTTTGACAAGAAGCAATTCAAAGACTTTAAGCGAAATGATTGTTGCAAAAAAACTAATCACCGCACTGCCATACCTAAGCGCAAAGTCAGAGCCAAACACGGCGCTTGCTCGCGCCATTGCGTCAGTTATAAGAAGTGCAAGCGTAACTTCAGCCATCCCACACCATAGCAGTTTGTAGTGCTATAAATAATTTGTTAAAAAAAATGAAAAAGAATAAGCGCCCAAGCCAGAATTCCACCGCACCTTTTTTAGAAAAAAAGCTGCACCAAAAAAGTAGGTGTATCAAAGCGTTTAGAAAACTACTAAATAGAGCAGAGTAAGCCCTTAAACAAAAAATGAAAAAGAATAAGCGCCCCGGCCGGGATTTGAACCCGGGTCATCGGAGTGACAATCCGATATCCTAGGCCAGACTAGACTACCAGGGCCTAGCGTTGAATAAAATAAGAATCATTTAAGTACTTTTCTGCAAGAATGCTTCAAAGGTTATTTGTAGTTGTCGCATGAGATACCATTTGATGAATTGTACAAGTCATTCATCTGATTTTGAGTAATATCCATGTTAAACACCATGAACTCATCAAGCAAGCCATCCCATGGATTCCCATCCCAACCCTTGCCAATCGTGTTATTGCCCGCGCGCGTTGATGAAGCATATGCGTTCGTTGCAGACTTCATAAGAGTCGCGTTCGTATACCCTTTAACTGAAGAAAGCGTGTTATTCCACGTCAAGCATGAGAAATACCATTGACTCGTGCTGTTTGAAAGGAAAGGCACTCCCCAAAGCCCACTGCCAAGATTGTTTTGCACCGCCCAAACATAACCCTGTTCATTGCCATTACCATGAATTCGCCACGCAATTTCACCTCCAGAATAGCTTGCACCACCATACAAATAATCCCACGAACCGCTGGTAATACCCTCCGTGTTATGCCACACGCACACTGTCCCGGCTGCAAGCTCATCAAGCATTGCATCTTCAATGGTAGCATAGGCATCCACACCATCAAGGGTTAAACACTCATTTATTTTACAATTCGTATGCGTTGAATTCGCATCATTAAGATATTGTGCAGCGTACGTTCCTGTTGCGTCAAGCGCAGTATCGTTTCGTCCATTATTATCAAGGTCATCATAATCAAAACTAAAACACGCAACCAAATTTTCTTTTGCAGGTGAAACGGCACTCACATTAAACGTGACTGTGTCACTTCCATATCCCCCCGTGTTCGTGCACGTCACTAAAACAGTGTACATTCCCCCATCAAGAACTGAGGAATTTGTAAAGTTAAAAGGTGCTGAATAATCACTACCACTAAAGTAGCTCGAGTTTGTGTAGCACTCATCAACAGAACCTTCCACGGTTACATCAATTGATATTGTTTCATTAGACAAAAGCGTTACCCCCTCAGAGGGAGTATCAATTGTAACACGTGGAGGCGTGTAGTAGTGGTCACATGAATACCCACGACCATAATTGTATAACAAGTTTGCAAGGGATTGGCTCATATTTGTTTCAAGCACAATAATTTCATCAATCGTGCCATTCCACGGCTGACCGTCCCACCCGTCACCAAATGTGTTATTCCTGCTGCCCGTTGATGAGTCATACGTGTTTGGCGCTGACGAGACGAGTTTTCCATCCTGCCACACGTACGTGTTTGACGCGTCCCAACTCATGCAGATAAAATAATTCTTTGACGTGTTCGTATCCACACTCACGCTTGTTCCTGCATTGTTTTGAGTAAACCAACCACTTGTGCTATTAAGAATACGCATACCAAGCTCATCACTTGATGGATTTGATGACGCGCCAAGCAAATAATTATAACTCCCACTGGCAAGACTATCAACGTTGTACCACATGCACACCGTGCCATTCTCCAAATTATTTAACAAGCCATTGTCAACGCTCAAATAATCGTTTGTGCCATCAAATTTCAAACACTCACCCAACTGGCACTCAGTCGCTGTAGGTGTTGCCCCAACAACTTGCGCAGAATAATTCCCACGCTCACCAACAACTGTATCATTCACACTCGCACCTGTTTCAAGCTCATCATAATCCAGCGAAAAACACTCACGAACCTCAGAAGAACCGAAAATTGTGTTATAGGCATTGACAATACCATGACCTTGCTCAATATCATTACATCTATCTGAAACTGACTCATCATAAAGTGAACCATCAAAATAATAAAAATAATTTCTAGGTTGACAACTAATCGTATCTAAAGTAGTAGATTTTAAGATGTGGATGATTTCTTGATTTGATGCAGAAGGATTTTTTTGCAGATAAAGAGCTGCAATCCCTGAAACATAGGGCGCAGCATATGAAGTTCCAGAATCATAAGCATACCATTGACGAGTGCAGTTGTCAGTTACATTAATAGAACAGGAATAGGAAGAAAATGTTGTAACTCCTGGAGCCACGACATCCAACTCCGTTCCATGACTAGACCAGTAGGGAACAGTGCCATTATTATCTATTGCGCCTACTGATAACACTTTTGAAGCACACGCGGGGTCACGCATACCCCCAACGCCTTCATTTCCTGCAGCAACAACAACTAAATAACCACTATCTACTGCCCAATTAGTTAAGTTAGCAAATACTTCAGTATCACAGGTAGATGTATGAAGATTAGTCTTGTTACCAAAACTTAAGCTCATAATACGCGCATCAATACTATCCACCGCATATTCAATTGCGTGGCGAACGTTATCCTCTGTACCAACTCCATTTGCATCTAATACTTTTAGCATATAGAGCCCCGCATTTGGAGCAATGCCTCTAACAGAATTACCCTTCAATTGATTGAATCCACTGCCCACGATTATTCCAGAAATAAGAGTTCCATGCCCTCTTAAATCAGTGCAGTTATTAGTCTGATTTCCTGAAGGTTCATCAGCAACAAAATTATAACAACCAACAATACTGCTATTTGTCTCGTAGTGTAAGTTGTCAACACCCGAATCAAGAACAACGATAGTTTCCCCACTTCCATTAACACCAAAGGTACTAAGTAACTCAGCTCCAATGACTTTTAGACCTGACAAATCACTTTCTTCATAATAGATTACATCTCGCAACCAATCTTCTAGAGCAATTAATTCGTCTGCAATTTTTTCAGGACAGTTGAATGAAGCGGAGTCAGAGAAAATGTATACTCTAAAGCAACCATTGCTAACTAACAAATCAATGTTTTTCTTAAGAGAAGATTCAGCAACGACACGCTTGTAAGAAATATTATTTTTGACAGTCACTCTCGTTTCGTAATTTCTTTGAACATTTGAAAAGTCAAACTGTGGCACTTCACTCCAATTAACTTTATCTTCAATAACGGATTGTACCAGCGTTTGCGTGGAAGAATTATTGTATGTTACAATTGTTTGATTTGTAGCATTTGTAGAATTAGTAATATTCAATGCAAAACCAGTGAGCGCGAATAAAAACAAGACAGAGAATGATAGACTAAAAATGAACAGATATTTCTTCTGATTCACCTAAGCCCTCCAAAACAAAATAACAAAGTTACAATTATATAAAATTTATTAAAAAACTACTAAAAACAAGATACTACATACAACGAATACAACACTAATTCAAAAACAATTGACATTGCTTCATAACTAAAACCTATACAAATAATTATTGAAAAACACACGTTGTTTCTGCTGAAGTTCCACCTAGAAAGAGGGCGTATAAACCATACTGGCTTCCAACGACAAAATTGGAATTTTCTTCATCAAGTACCCAAGTAACAGTAACTGAATCACCTACATCAAGAAAGTCAGAATCAGCAACACCAACAACGCTATTGTTTTCTATGTATAGTAAATCAACACCATTCTCATCCCGCACTGTAAGAGAGATTTCCCCGTTATGAATTGGTCTAGACCCGATGTTCTTAAACGTAAGTGTAATCTTACCTGATTCAACTCCTTCCTGTGCAATACATGACTTTGAGAGTATATCAACACGTATGGGTGCTGTTGAAATCCCAAAACTAGGCGTACTTACGCTAGGAGGTGAAGGAGGAGTTATAATCTCATAGACAATAGGATATATTAAAAATATTCCACTAGCAGCGCTTATACCCACTACCACACCGATCGCGAGAAAAAAATATTTATTTGCAAGTAAGTTTCCCTTCACAATCAATTAATCCTCATACAGTATTATAAAATTTTTCCCTTAAAAAAAAGTTAAAATCCACATCATAACCACAAACACTTACCGCGGCACTTCACTCCAATTAACTTTATCTTCAACTACTACTTTTGTTTCGATTTGCGTGGAAGAATTATTATACGAAGCAAAAGTTTGATTTGTCCTGTTTGTACTATTCGTTGAATTAGTAATGTTAAGTGCGGTTGCGGTTACAATCGAAAAGAAGACAGAAAAGAATAAAGAAAGAATGAACAAAAACGTATTCTTACTCTTCTGGAGTTATGACAAAAAGTTGGGTTTTTGCGCGCGCAGTTCTACCCCTGAATTTTGCCGTAATCAAAGTTGCGGGCAGAATGATTTTTCCAAGAATACCAACAGACGTTCGAATACGGTATGAAATAACTGCTTCATCACCCGGACCAAGCTCATTGATTTCCCACAACAATTTCTTACCTGTTGAATCCTTAATCATTTTTGGATGAAGCGTGCCATAACTGCCAACCGTTTTTGCAAAAGGCAAAAGCTTTTCGCGAACGCGAATGTTTTTGAGCTTGTCTTGCGACACGTTTTTGACCCTAAGCACAACCTTAAACGAGAACTCCTCGTTTGTCATGGTCGTTTCTGTGACTGCGCGAGAAACATCCATTTTTCGTGTGAAATGTTTGAACGCGACAACAAGCCCAAGCAGGACAAAAGGACTTATGAGAAGCGGGATGTACGTTACT includes:
- a CDS encoding cysteine methyltransferase — encoded protein: MSMTSFAEGVYTVVRTIPCGRVTTYQAVAHALGCRAYRAVGGALAKNPYAPQVPCHRVVRSDGTLGGFGGATDTTEKRALLKAEGIRFDGDQIRDFDRVYVDVTHQE
- a CDS encoding phosphohydrolase — encoded protein: MKKQKTRQDALDKRLLARNGKKLNTVISALLADNELDALLELANIVSIKRLGFNDHGRVHARIVALNALTLLDLIHAKTKTSLEEEGIGDFEDSQVVAVVAGFVHDVGMSTGRYEHEMHGLVLLHDIVMRILTTHYEPAKARVMHAMIQEAVAGHMGTRPITSIEGGVVPIADGCDITKGRSRIPLRLSEQAHKADIHEFSANAIQSVSIEGGREKAIHITAIMDNPAGLFQIEQILLPKIKVTPLKNDVRVLARIGKKTYTYL
- a CDS encoding mechanosensitive ion channel protein MscS; the encoded protein is MAEVTLALLITDAMARASAVFGSDFALRYGSAVISFFATIISLKVFELLLVKRLKNVSKRTKNDVDDLVVSILDSAGTPFYLAVALLVSSPFLGFTGTFATVLSLLISLVLVYYAVHAITALIDFGYAKLVEKRKGAGEIDMSLLDVLSKILKALVWVIAIVLIIQNMGYDVSALVAGLGIGGIAIAFALQNILSDVLSSLSLFFDKPFKAGDFIVIGTDSGTVKKIGIKSTRITTLQGQELIVPNKELTETRVQNYKRMKKRRVVFTLGVTYQTPAKKLRTIPTLISDIFKTIESADLDRVHFQSFKDSSLSYEVVYYVNTSDYNRYMDTQQDVNLAIVEAFEKNKIELAYPTQTVFLQK